The DNA window CGCGGGCGATGGAGGTGATCTCCACCGTGCCGTCGGCGATCTCCGGGACCTCGTGCTCGAAGAGCTTCTTCACCAGACCCGGGTGGGAGCGGGACAGGGTGATGGAGGGGCCCTTCATGCCGCGGTGGACATCGACCACATAGGCACGCAGCCGGGAGCCGTGGGCGTACACCTCGCCCGGGACGTGCTCCTGCGGAGGCAGCACAGCCTCCACGGCGCCCAGATCCACCTGAACCATGTTCGGGTTGCGCCCCTGCTGGATCAGACCTGAGATCAGCTCGCCCTCACGGCCGCGGAACTCGCCGAGGACCTGATCGTCCTCGGCGTCGCGGATGCGCTGCATGATGACCTGGCGGGCCGTGGAGGCGGCGATGCGGCCGAAGTCCTTGGGGGTGTCGTCGAACTCGCCGAGGACTGTGCCGTCCTCGTCGAACTCCTTGGCCCAGATGGTGACGTGGCCGCTGGACTGATCGATCTCAGCGCGGGCGTGCTTCAGAGCCCCGGGCGACTTGTGATAGGCGAGGACGAGTGCCTGTTCGATGGCCGGCATCAGCCTTTCGAGAGGAATGTCCCGTTCATTGACGAGCATTCGCAGGGCGCTCATATCGATATCCACTTGTGCCTCCGGTTCATACAGCAGCGTTGCGCACGATCAGCGAGCCGTCTGGGCTCAGTCGTCTTCCGTGTGAGAAAACTCTACCTGCACACGAGCCTCGGTGATGGCGGTCAGGTCCAGCTCCACCGGGTCCTTGTACTTGACCGGCATGCCCTTCTTCGGCGCAGGCTTCTGCTCAGAGACGGTGATGCTCTGCTCCGAGGCGCCCTCCAGACGGGCCACCATCTGGCGGCCGTCTGTGGTGGTGATCTCAAGGAGACGGCCCACATTGCGGCGGAAATGACGCGGGAGGCTCAGCGGACGGGTCGCCCCGGGGGTCGAGACCTCGAGGTCGTACTCGGGGACGTCCTTCAGCGTGGTCTCGGCCTCAGCATCGAGCAGCTCGGAGACCTCCTCGGAGAGCTCGGCCAGCGTGTCCAGGTCCACCTGCTCGGAGCCCTCCGCGTAGTCGACCACCACGCGCAGGGCGGTGCGGGATCCGGCGGGCTTGAGCTCCAGCTCCTCCAGGAAGAGTCCGCGGCGGGTCACCGTCGGTTCCACCAGCTCAGCCAGCTTCGCAGAACGGGCATCGGGGAAGCGGTCATCAGCGGGGCGGGGTGATGCAGACATGACACCCATTGTGCCCCGTTAGACTGTGTGGGCAGTAATCATCCGTGATGGAAACGAGACTCACCGTGCCGATTCGCCTGTCCCAGCTCTTCCTGCGCACCCTGCGCGACAACCCCGCCGACGCCGAGGTCGCCAGCCACCAGCTGCTGGTCCGCGCCGGCTACATCCGCCGCTCAGCCCCAGGCATCTATTCCTGGCTGCCGCTTGGCCTGAAGGTCCTGGGCAAGGTGGAGCAGATCGTGCGCGAAGAGATGGCGGCCATCGGCGCCCAGGAGGTGCACTTCCCCGCCCTGCTGCCCAAGGAGCCCTATGAGGCCACCGGGCGCTGGGAGGACTACGGGGACAACATCTTCCGTGTGGCCGACCGCAAGGTCCCCAAGGATGAGGCCGGCAAGCCCGAGGAGTTCAACTACCTGCTGGCCCCCACCCACGAGGAGGCCTTCACCCTGCTGGTCAAGGACCTCTACACCTCGTATAAGGACCTGCCGGTCAGCCTCTACCAGATCCAGACCAAGTACCGGGACGAGGCCCGTCCCCGTGCCGGGCTGCTGCGCGGCCGCGAGTTCATCATGAAGGACTCCTACTCCTTCTGCCTCTCCGAGGAGGACCAGCAGGCCACCTACGACGCCCACCGGGCGGCCTATGTCCGCATCTTCGAACGCCTGGGCCTGCCGGTGGTCCCGGTCAACGCCGTCTCCGGAGCGATGGGCGGCTCCGCCTCCGAGGAGTTCCTCTTCCCCTGCGCCATCGGTGAGGACACCTTCGTCGAATCCGAGGGCGGCTACCGCGCCAACGTGGAGGCGGTGACCACCCCGGCGCCCGAGCCCATCGATCACAGCGGCCTGCCGGCGGCCGAAGTCCACCCCACTCCGGGCACCGACACCATCGAGACTCTGGTGCAGGCGGCCAACGAGAACCACCCGCGGCAGGACCGCCCGTGGACCGCGGCGGACACGCTGAAGAACGTGGTGGTCGCCGTCGTGATGCCCGACGGTGAGCGCCGTGTGGCCGTCATCGGCGTCCCCGGCGACCGCGACGTGGACCTCAAGCGGGTGGAGGCCTCCATCGGTGAGCACCTGGGTGCCGCCGGCGAGGTGGCCGTGGAGGCCGCCGTCGAGGCTGACCTGAAGAAGAACCCCGGCCTGGTGCGCGGCTACATCGGCCCCGGGCTGTCCCTGGACACGCCGGTGCTGGGTGAGGAGGGAACCACCGGGCTGACCTATCTGGTGGACCCGCGCGTGGTCTCCGGCAGCAGCTGGATCACCGGCGCCAACGAGCACGACAAGCACGTCTTCGGCTTGGTGGCCGGACGCGACTTCGGCTGGGACGGCGTGATCGAGGCTGTGGCCGTGCGCGACGGCGCCCCCTCCCCCGACGGCTCCGGACCGCTGCGTACCCGCCGCGGCATCGAGCTGGGACACATCTTCCACCTGGGCACCAAATACGCTGAGGCCCTGGGCCTGAAGGTCCTGGACGAGAACGGCAAGCTCAGCACCGTGACCATGGGCTCCTACGGCCTGGGCGTGACCCGTGTGCTGGCAGCCATCGCCGAGGACAACAACGACGAGCGCGGCCTGATCTGGCCCGGCGCCGTGGCCCCGGCCGATGTCCACCTGGTGGCCACCGGCAAGGGCGAGGAGATCTACGAGGCGGCCGAGAAGCTGGCCGCCGACCTGGAGGCCCAGGGCCTGACCGTGATCTACGACGACCGCCCGAAGGTCTCCCCCGGGGTGAAGTTCGGCGACGCCGAGCTGGTGGGCGTGCCGACCATCGTGGTGGTCGGACGCGGTCTCAAGGACGGCACCGTGGAGGTCAAGGACCGCCGCTCGGGCGAGGCCCAGGAGGTCGCCCTGGAGGCCGCCGTCTCCACTGTGGCGGAGCGTGCGGCGAACCTGAAGTGATCGCCGGCGAGGAGATCACATGGGTGATCGTCCTGCTGCTGGTGCTCGCCGGCTTCGCCGCCGGATGGGTGGACGCCGTCGTCGGGGGCGGCGGGCTGCTGCAGCTGCCCGTGCTGCTGATGGTGCCCGGGATCAGTCCTGTCCAAGCGCTGGCCACCAATAAGCTCGGCAGCATCTTCGGCACCACCATCTCGGCGGTCACCTATGTCCGGCGGGTCAGACCTTCGATGGGCACCGCGCTCCCCATGGCCTTCGCCGCGCTCCTGGCCAGCTACGGCGGGGCGGTGGTCGCGGCCTCGCTGCCCGAGCAGGTGATTCTGCCGCTGATCCTGGCCGCGCTGCTCGGCGTCGGGATCTTCACCGCGCTCAAGCCCGACGTCGGGCAGCTGGAGAAGCTGCGGCATATGGGGCTCGGACATCTGGCCCGTGCGGTGGGGATCGGTGCGATCATCGGCTTCTACGACGGCGTGCTGGGGCCGGGGACCGGGACCTTCCTGATCATCGCTCTGGTGATGGTGCTGGGCTACAACTTCCTGAACTCCTCAGCCCAGGCGAAGGTGGTCAACATGGCCACCAATCTGGGTGCGCTGCTGTACTTCGCCCCGGCCGGTCACGTGATGGTGTGGCTGGGCCTGCTGCTGGGCGCGGCGAACATGGCCGGCGGATACGTGGGCGCCAGGATGGCGATCGCCAAGGGGTCCAAGTTCATCCGCGTGGTCTTCCTGGTGGTGGTCT is part of the Nesterenkonia lacusekhoensis genome and encodes:
- the nusA gene encoding transcription termination factor NusA, producing MDIDMSALRMLVNERDIPLERLMPAIEQALVLAYHKSPGALKHARAEIDQSSGHVTIWAKEFDEDGTVLGEFDDTPKDFGRIAASTARQVIMQRIRDAEDDQVLGEFRGREGELISGLIQQGRNPNMVQVDLGAVEAVLPPQEHVPGEVYAHGSRLRAYVVDVHRGMKGPSITLSRSHPGLVKKLFEHEVPEIADGTVEITSIAREAGHRTKIAVKAHQAGINAKGACIGSMGSRVRAVMTELNDEKIDIIDHSDDPAEFIAHALSPSKVSSVEILDENARSARVVVPDYQLSLAIGKEGQNARLAAKLTGWRIDILSDAAPGGAPVVSE
- the rimP gene encoding ribosome maturation factor RimP; protein product: MSASPRPADDRFPDARSAKLAELVEPTVTRRGLFLEELELKPAGSRTALRVVVDYAEGSEQVDLDTLAELSEEVSELLDAEAETTLKDVPEYDLEVSTPGATRPLSLPRHFRRNVGRLLEITTTDGRQMVARLEGASEQSITVSEQKPAPKKGMPVKYKDPVELDLTAITEARVQVEFSHTEDD
- a CDS encoding proline--tRNA ligase, encoding MPIRLSQLFLRTLRDNPADAEVASHQLLVRAGYIRRSAPGIYSWLPLGLKVLGKVEQIVREEMAAIGAQEVHFPALLPKEPYEATGRWEDYGDNIFRVADRKVPKDEAGKPEEFNYLLAPTHEEAFTLLVKDLYTSYKDLPVSLYQIQTKYRDEARPRAGLLRGREFIMKDSYSFCLSEEDQQATYDAHRAAYVRIFERLGLPVVPVNAVSGAMGGSASEEFLFPCAIGEDTFVESEGGYRANVEAVTTPAPEPIDHSGLPAAEVHPTPGTDTIETLVQAANENHPRQDRPWTAADTLKNVVVAVVMPDGERRVAVIGVPGDRDVDLKRVEASIGEHLGAAGEVAVEAAVEADLKKNPGLVRGYIGPGLSLDTPVLGEEGTTGLTYLVDPRVVSGSSWITGANEHDKHVFGLVAGRDFGWDGVIEAVAVRDGAPSPDGSGPLRTRRGIELGHIFHLGTKYAEALGLKVLDENGKLSTVTMGSYGLGVTRVLAAIAEDNNDERGLIWPGAVAPADVHLVATGKGEEIYEAAEKLAADLEAQGLTVIYDDRPKVSPGVKFGDAELVGVPTIVVVGRGLKDGTVEVKDRRSGEAQEVALEAAVSTVAERAANLK
- a CDS encoding TSUP family transporter; this translates as MIVLLLVLAGFAAGWVDAVVGGGGLLQLPVLLMVPGISPVQALATNKLGSIFGTTISAVTYVRRVRPSMGTALPMAFAALLASYGGAVVAASLPEQVILPLILAALLGVGIFTALKPDVGQLEKLRHMGLGHLARAVGIGAIIGFYDGVLGPGTGTFLIIALVMVLGYNFLNSSAQAKVVNMATNLGALLYFAPAGHVMVWLGLLLGAANMAGGYVGARMAIAKGSKFIRVVFLVVVFVLILKLGYDVATDLFG